Part of the Spea bombifrons isolate aSpeBom1 chromosome 3, aSpeBom1.2.pri, whole genome shotgun sequence genome, CTGTCGGATAACACTGTGCAGCCAACGTGGGCCAACGAGATCACGGAATTTCTTGTGTATTGGGTTTAtaccattaaataaattaataattaatcatCTGTTGAAGAAAGAATATATAACCCGGTAGCCTGTAAgattgaaatgtttattttaccgttcatttacattattgtacattttattagATACGAAAATAATTTAGCAAACCGAAAACTAGATATTCAGGCACAGAAGCATTTATTTCTCCCCTTATGTACATGATCACCATAAACTTTCACCTTCAGGATTTGGGTTTCTTTGTACTTAATACacggagggaaaaaaaatgaaacagaaaaaacaaactCAAGGAGCGCTAAACGTTGGTCTACCCAGAAGGTTAATAAGAATCGGTGAAAGGGTGAATGACGGCAGCTACGTGGAACATGGCGGGATGACCTGAAGGGAGCTTTAGGATGGGAACTCTACGATGGAATTTCTACTGGGCCTTTTTATGGGCATTTTTAATAATGGCGTTTTTGAAGAGAGTCATTAGGGGCGTCTGACTCCGTTCAGGGGTCATGAATCCTCCGTATCTTTTATCTTTAGGTGGGCTTCCCCATCGGAAGTGATGTATTCTGTAGTCCCCACCTTTTTTCTTTGGCATAGACAGTAGGTCATTGTCGTCTAAGTCATCTTCAGAATCGATCTCGGGGTAGTCATCTTCCAGAGACAATTCTCTTCTTAACTCCATGGGGTAGCTTTCAGAGGATTCTTCCTCCATACCGTTTGGAAAGACTTTGATTGGCCTCCTCTTCCTACCAACTGGCTTCCCCCATCGGAAGTGTTCCATTGAGTAGGACCTCTTGTTGTCTTGCCTGTCTTGGTCTTCTTCCATATTGTTGTCTTCAGTGTTTTGGCCGTTACTACTGGGGAACAGATTAAATATTGGGTAGTTGGCTATATCTTCCCTCTTGGAGCCACTGTTGCCCTCGTTGCCAGTGGTGTTTCTTCTGCCAAATTTATTCCAGCGGAAATGACTCATGACGTATTTTCGGACATTTTCGGCCAGAGGCTGTAGATGTCCGTTTCCCGGAAAGATGGGCGACTCGGCTGACAGGTCGGTTTTGCAGGCTTTGATGCACTCCTGAGATGGAACAAAAGTAGTAAAATATGAGATAAGTCGGGTATACTGCAGACCCACAACAACAGAACTAACAACAACTTTAAATCCGACAATAAACAAAACGACCAATAAGATGAGAATACATTAAGAAATAACGTGGTCCAAACGCGTGGCCGTGATGTACCGTATAGCTACTCCGACTCCTCATCTCGTCGTGTTCATTATCACTAATGCCTTGGAAAGATTTCggaatgaaacattttttgttattttccttttgacacataaatcattttttttcccctatttaacctttttattttttggttaatGAAGACGCTTAGCTTCCAAGAATTGGTTTTCATAACAAAAACTGCCGCGAGATCGGTTCCAGATACGAAACATGACAAGGAACACAGCACCTGATTTCAAGGACGGATCGGGTAAAAGATAATTGTGCAAACAGGCATTAGTATGACGGAGAAAAGTACGTGACACGTTTACAGCCGGAACCGCCGGCCTGACCTTTCATTCTCTATGCTTATTTATTAAATCTCTGCAACAAAATAGCGGTTAATCAATTTCCCtccattttttcccatttttcattcttgttttctaaatttatatttttccaatagttaaatttttcttattatttatgtgttttaagTATTTTCCCTTGCTCTATTTTCCTGTCTTTAATGTCCGTCTTGTGTTTACTTTCCAGTTCTCTTTCTCGTCCGTTCTTAATCCTCATTATTTGTTAGAAGTGTGACTGAGAAtgagttttatttataaacccattccctgctgtttctatacacattatcggggcttttagggctacagaaccctgcgatcccctcatacccagcaaacattctgacctcttAGAACAgtggggcatcaggggaagaatAAGGGGTATCaccagaggaaagaggggcacggGGATTGGGCTCTAAAACAGGGACTGGCCAATCTAAACTGGAAAATGTAAGCGGTGCGCCCTGATTTAGGCTCCCCGGATCT contains:
- the POMC gene encoding pro-opiomelanocortin, giving the protein MLCPVWSCLFAVLGVFVFHVGEVRGQCWQSAKCMDLESEDGILECIKACKTDLSAESPIFPGNGHLQPLAENVRKYVMSHFRWNKFGRRNTTGNEGNSGSKREDIANYPIFNLFPSSNGQNTEDNNMEEDQDRQDNKRSYSMEHFRWGKPVGRKRRPIKVFPNGMEEESSESYPMELRRELSLEDDYPEIDSEDDLDDNDLLSMPKKKGGDYRIHHFRWGSPPKDKRYGGFMTPERSQTPLMTLFKNAIIKNAHKKAQ